The following proteins come from a genomic window of Microbacterium sp. JZ31:
- the resB gene encoding cytochrome c biogenesis protein ResB has product MSRPFSEQVADARETERDGSEPLRPSDHVDGDGGISSPSLGVTGWLRWGWRQLTSMRTALILLLLLAIAAVPGSIFPQRMANPNGVTQWERDNPELFPILDAIQMFDVYMSAWFSAIYILLFVSLVGCILPRTKHHWKALRSRPPRTPARLSRLDDHLEQRIDGDADQAAHAIDMAQAQLKAAGYRVERYDARGAFSASAERGYLRETGNLVFHASLVGVLLAVGIGGGFAYTGQRVVVEGQTVVNALVDYSSMNRGRFVGDDALSPYAMRLDSFDVTYQPPAPLGSGQAGDFAANVAVREPDGAEAEGTVRVNHPLDVGGERIYLLGNGYAPTITVRDADGETVFSEAVPFLPQDTNMTSLGVVKIADGLPEQIGMIGFFYPTQGELNNGAKTSVYGDTLDPLLTLNVHSGDLGIDGGVPRSVYELDTTGMTQLTGGDTGVDSIELAPGETADLPNGLGTVTFEDETPEGADPAQVGMTESVKRFASLQTHRDESAIFVLVFAVLAVLGLLTALFVPRRRVWVKATPDADGIRLEYAALARGDDPTLATAIEQLRTKHLDSL; this is encoded by the coding sequence ATGTCCCGACCCTTCTCTGAGCAGGTCGCCGACGCCCGGGAGACCGAGCGCGACGGATCCGAGCCGCTGCGGCCGTCGGACCACGTCGACGGCGACGGCGGCATCAGCTCGCCCTCGCTCGGCGTGACCGGCTGGCTGCGGTGGGGGTGGCGTCAGCTCACGAGCATGCGCACCGCGCTCATCCTGCTGCTGCTGCTCGCGATCGCCGCGGTGCCGGGATCGATCTTCCCGCAGCGCATGGCGAACCCGAACGGCGTGACGCAGTGGGAGCGCGACAACCCCGAGCTGTTCCCGATCCTCGACGCGATCCAGATGTTCGACGTGTACATGTCGGCCTGGTTCTCGGCGATCTACATCCTGCTGTTCGTCTCGCTCGTCGGATGCATCCTGCCCCGCACGAAGCACCACTGGAAGGCGCTGCGGTCGCGGCCGCCGCGCACCCCCGCGCGCCTGTCGCGGCTCGACGACCACCTCGAGCAGCGGATCGACGGCGACGCCGACCAGGCCGCGCACGCGATCGACATGGCGCAGGCGCAGCTCAAGGCGGCCGGGTATCGCGTCGAGCGGTACGACGCGCGCGGCGCGTTCTCGGCCTCGGCCGAGCGCGGCTACCTGCGCGAGACCGGCAACCTCGTCTTCCACGCCTCGCTCGTGGGCGTGCTGCTCGCGGTCGGCATCGGCGGCGGCTTCGCCTACACGGGGCAGCGTGTGGTCGTCGAGGGGCAGACGGTCGTGAACGCGCTCGTCGACTACTCGTCCATGAACCGCGGCCGCTTCGTCGGCGACGACGCCCTGTCTCCCTACGCCATGCGCCTGGACTCCTTCGACGTCACCTACCAGCCGCCGGCGCCGCTCGGCTCCGGGCAGGCCGGCGACTTCGCGGCGAACGTCGCGGTGCGCGAGCCGGACGGCGCGGAGGCCGAGGGCACCGTGCGCGTCAACCATCCGCTCGACGTCGGCGGCGAGCGCATCTACCTGCTCGGCAACGGCTACGCTCCCACGATCACGGTGCGCGACGCGGATGGCGAGACCGTGTTCAGCGAGGCCGTGCCGTTCCTGCCGCAGGACACCAACATGACCTCCCTCGGCGTCGTGAAGATCGCCGACGGCCTGCCCGAGCAGATCGGCATGATCGGCTTCTTCTACCCGACGCAGGGAGAGCTGAACAACGGTGCCAAGACCTCCGTCTACGGCGACACGCTCGACCCGCTGCTGACGCTCAACGTGCACTCTGGCGACCTCGGCATCGACGGCGGCGTGCCGCGCAGCGTGTACGAGCTCGACACAACGGGGATGACGCAGCTCACGGGCGGCGACACGGGCGTCGACTCGATCGAGCTCGCGCCCGGCGAGACGGCCGACCTGCCGAACGGGCTCGGCACCGTCACGTTCGAGGACGAGACGCCGGAGGGCGCCGATCCCGCGCAGGTCGGCATGACGGAGTCGGTCAAGCGCTTCGCGTCACTGCAGACCCATCGCGACGAGTCGGCGATCTTCGTGCTCGTGTTCGCGGTGCTCGCCGTGCTGGGCCTGCTCACCGCGCTGTTCGTGCCGCGACGTCGCGTGTGGGTGAAGGCGACGCCGGACGCCGACGGCATCCGGCTCGAATACGCCGCCCTCGCACGTGGCGACGACCCGACCCTCGCGACCGCGATCGAACAGCTGCGTACCAAGCACCTCGACAGCCTGTAG